In the genome of Actinobacillus lignieresii, the window TTTCTTTCGGCGTATTGGTTTTTTCCGGGAAACGTTGGGTCAGTTCACGGCCTACCATCATCGAAACGATTTGTTCCATCGAGGTATCTTTAATCGCCACCGTATTAACCCATTTACCGTCACGCAAGATAGTAATTTCGTCACAAATTTTGAAGATCTCATCCATTTTGTGCGAGATATAAATAATGCCGCAGCCGCGATCTTTTAATTTTTGGATGATTTTAAATAAATGTTCGACTTCTTTTTCGGAAAGCGAAGAAGTCGGTTCATCCATAATCACAATTTTAGCGTTGTAGGAGAACGCTTTAGCGATTTCAATCATCTGCATTTGCGATACGGATAATTTCGCGACTTTTTCACGCGGATCAACATCAATATCCAATTCATCAAAAATCGCTTTGGTGTCACGATACATTTTATCGTGATCGACAAACGGGCCTTTTAACGGATAACGTCCAAGCCAAAGGTTATCCATGACGCTTACTTGTTTTACCAGGTTCAATTCTTGGTGAACCATCGAAATCCCGTTTTCGAGCGCTTCTTTTGAAGTTTTAAAATTTACCGGTTTGCCTAAAAATAAAATTTCGCCTTCATCTTTGGCATAAATCCCGAATAAGCATTTGAGCAGGGTGGATTTACCCGCGCCGTTTTCGCCCATTAAGGCGTGTACGCTATGGGATTTTACGGTTAAGTTAGCTTTATCCAACGCTTTTACGCCGGGGAAAGACTTACTAACATTTGTCATTGTGAGCAGTACTTCACTTGTCATATCTCACTCCATAATACCGATAAAAAAGGCACGAGTAGCCTACTCGTGCCTTATCGAGTCAATTATTTTAAGAATTTTTCTAAATTATCTTTATCTACGCCAACGTAAGGGATACGTACCACACGGTTCTCAATTTTCCAATTAGTGCCTTCGCCTGCCGCTTTACCTTCAGCAAGGTTAGCCGCTAATTGTACTACCGCTTTACCTTGACCCGCACCGTCATTTAATACCGTACCGGCTAATTCGCCTTTTTTGACTAATTGTAATGCTTCAGGTAATGCGTCCACACCAAAAATCGGTAATTTACGACCGTGTGCTTTAGTTGCTTCTAACGCACCTAACGCCATACCGTCGTTATTCGAGATAATCACTTCAATATCTTTCGCTTTACCGCTTGATAACCAAGCGTCCACTTTATCTTTCGCTTGTGCCGCATCCCACAATGCCGCATCCATAAAGATTTGTTCGCTTTG includes:
- the mglA gene encoding galactose/methyl galactoside ABC transporter ATP-binding protein MglA yields the protein MTSEVLLTMTNVSKSFPGVKALDKANLTVKSHSVHALMGENGAGKSTLLKCLFGIYAKDEGEILFLGKPVNFKTSKEALENGISMVHQELNLVKQVSVMDNLWLGRYPLKGPFVDHDKMYRDTKAIFDELDIDVDPREKVAKLSVSQMQMIEIAKAFSYNAKIVIMDEPTSSLSEKEVEHLFKIIQKLKDRGCGIIYISHKMDEIFKICDEITILRDGKWVNTVAIKDTSMEQIVSMMVGRELTQRFPEKTNTPKETVLVVEHLTAKNQPSIQDVSFELRKGEVLGIAGLVGAKRTDIVETIFGVREKAGGTITLNGKAVNNRNAFEAINNGFALVTEERRSTGIYANLSIEFNSLISNMKSYLGKFGLLSNKKMKSDTQWVIDAMNVKTPSHQTSIGSLSGGNQQKVIIGRWLLTQPEILMLDEPTRGIDIGAKFEIYQLILDLANKDKGIIMISSEMPELLGVTDRILVMSNGKVAGIVETAKTSQEEILQLAAKYL